A DNA window from Coffea arabica cultivar ET-39 chromosome 6c, Coffea Arabica ET-39 HiFi, whole genome shotgun sequence contains the following coding sequences:
- the LOC113693723 gene encoding peptidyl-prolyl cis-trans isomerase FKBP16-3, chloroplastic isoform X1, with product MASTSILLPSGPACITSFKTKQQTTTKSQMQGVAIRCCSSSGLRVQDATASQCGKVCSINRRDVLGMAFGLSSILLFSFSSEAAGLPPEQKPRLCDDDCEKELENVPMVTTVSGLQYKDIKVGGGPSPPVGFQVAANYVAMVPSGQIFDSSLEKGQPYIFRVGSGQVIKGLDEGILSMRVGGKRRLYIPGSLAFPKGLNSAPGRPRVAAYSPVIFDVSLEYIPGLELEEE from the exons atggCATCTACATCGATTCTCCTCCCATCAG GTCCTGCATGTATTACAAGTTTCAAAACCAAGCAGCAAACAACCACAAAGAGCCAAATGCAAGGTGTTGCTATACGTTGTTGCTCAAGTTCAGGGCTCAGAGTACAAGATGCCACTGCTTCACAATGTGGAAAAGTGTGTTCGATCAATCGTAGAGATGTGCTAGGGATGGCTTTTGGTCTCTCAAGTAtcctattattttcattttcttctgaAGCAGCTGGGTTGCCTCCAGAGCAAAAACCAAGATTGTGTGATGATGATTGCGAGAAAGAGCTTGAAAAT GTACCTATGGTAACTACTGTGTCGGGTCTGCAGTACAAAGATATTAAAGTTGGTGGTGGCCCTAGTCCCCCGGTTGGCTTTCAG GTGGCTGCTAATTATGTTGCCATGGTACCATCTGGGCAGATATTTGACAG TTCACTGGAGAAAGGTCAGCCTTATATTTTCCGCGTTGGATCTGGTCAG GTGATCAAGGGACTCGATGAAGGGATCCTGAGCATGAGAGTTGGGGGCAAACGCCGTCTCTACATTCCAGGATCA CTGGCATTTCCAAAAGGCCTCAATTCTGCTCCAGGAAGGCCAAGAGTAGCTGCTTATAGCCCAGTTATATTTGATGTGAGTTTGGAGTACATACCAGGCCTCGAATTGGAAGAGGAATGA
- the LOC113692128 gene encoding psbP domain-containing protein 6, chloroplastic-like has translation MATTSVTTLMSSNFSTSVASNPKIPAPLLQSSSCMQSHQEFPQLNLSRRNLFNGLAIVPLLLTSPAKAREVEVGSYLPPSPTDPSFVVFEATPKDTPALRAGNVQPYKFILPPTWKQLRVANILSGNYCQPKCAEPWVEVKFEDEKQGKIQVVASPLIRLTNKPNATIEDIGSPEKVIASLGPFVTGNTFDPDELLETSVEKRGDQMYYKYVLETPYALTGSHNLAKATAKGNTVVLFVASADDKQWPSSRTTLQAILDSFEV, from the exons ATGGCAACTACTTCAGTGACAACGTTAATGTCCTCTAATTTCTCAACCTCGGTTGCATCAAATCCGAAAATCCCAGCACCCCTTTTGCAGTCATCTTCTTGCATGCAATCCCACCAAGAATTTCCCCAGCTAAATCTCTCAAGAAGAAACCTGTTCAATGGACTTGCTATAGTGCCATTATTACTTACATCACCAGCTAAAGCTCGTGAAGTTGAAGTGGGATCTTACCTCCCTCCTTCCCCAACTGACCCTTCTTTTGTTGTCTTTGAAGCTACTCCCAAGGACACTCCTGCTCTTCGTGCAG GAAATGTGCAGCCATACAAGTTCATTCTTCCACCAACTTGGAAACAGCTCCGCGTAGCAAACATTTTGTCAGGCAATTACTGCCAACCAAAGTGCGCAGAACCCTGGGTAGAGGTGAAGTTTGAAGatgaaaaacaaggaaagattCAGGTGGTGGCTTCTCCTTTAATACGCCTGACCAACAAACCTAATGCAACAATTGAAGACATTGGAAGTCCAGAAAAGGTCATTGCTTCTCTGGGCCCTTTTGTAACTGGAAACACCTTTGATCCAGATGAACTCCTTGAAACTTCCGTTGAGAAGCGTGGTGATCAAATG TACTATAAGTATGTTCTCGAGACTCCATACGCTCTGACAGGATCGCATAACCTTGCAAAGGCAACAGCCAAAGGTAACACTGTGGTCCTCTTCGTCGCCAGTGCCGATGACAAGCAGTGGCCGTCTTCCAGGACAACATTGCAAGCGATCTTGGATTCCTTCGAAGTGTAA
- the LOC113693723 gene encoding peptidyl-prolyl cis-trans isomerase FKBP16-3, chloroplastic isoform X2 translates to MASTSILLPSGPACITSFKTKQQTTTKSQMQGVAIRCCSSSGLRVQDATASQCGKVCSINRRDVLGMAFGLSSILLFSFSSEAAGLPPEQKPRLCDDDCEKELENVAANYVAMVPSGQIFDSSLEKGQPYIFRVGSGQVIKGLDEGILSMRVGGKRRLYIPGSLAFPKGLNSAPGRPRVAAYSPVIFDVSLEYIPGLELEEE, encoded by the exons atggCATCTACATCGATTCTCCTCCCATCAG GTCCTGCATGTATTACAAGTTTCAAAACCAAGCAGCAAACAACCACAAAGAGCCAAATGCAAGGTGTTGCTATACGTTGTTGCTCAAGTTCAGGGCTCAGAGTACAAGATGCCACTGCTTCACAATGTGGAAAAGTGTGTTCGATCAATCGTAGAGATGTGCTAGGGATGGCTTTTGGTCTCTCAAGTAtcctattattttcattttcttctgaAGCAGCTGGGTTGCCTCCAGAGCAAAAACCAAGATTGTGTGATGATGATTGCGAGAAAGAGCTTGAAAAT GTGGCTGCTAATTATGTTGCCATGGTACCATCTGGGCAGATATTTGACAG TTCACTGGAGAAAGGTCAGCCTTATATTTTCCGCGTTGGATCTGGTCAG GTGATCAAGGGACTCGATGAAGGGATCCTGAGCATGAGAGTTGGGGGCAAACGCCGTCTCTACATTCCAGGATCA CTGGCATTTCCAAAAGGCCTCAATTCTGCTCCAGGAAGGCCAAGAGTAGCTGCTTATAGCCCAGTTATATTTGATGTGAGTTTGGAGTACATACCAGGCCTCGAATTGGAAGAGGAATGA